One window of candidate division KSB1 bacterium genomic DNA carries:
- a CDS encoding S9 family peptidase — protein MRNKFLFCFIITSVLLPTAHTQTKQEITVEWIYSDESREITTIPRFLWLKNNTAIIQDLRKPSEKRTFEILNPKSGKRSPAVNLKKALASLNSFREENPANSLSWPLSFDQNGKSAVYLFDGDIFLLNLQDSQFKQVTKTDQSESSVNFSPNGKLLSFVRSNDLYVYDIKNRTEQRLTSDGSETLLNGTLSWVYWEEIFGRRDIGYWWSGDSKAIAYLQSDESNVSVMHYVHYEPAVPRVIKQRYPKAGTENPIVRVGIAEIGKGKTTWANLDGKNFEYVARVEWLPDHKRLAVQTMNRAQTELDLYFVDRANGKIKHIMTEKDEGWVNINDDFYFMDDGKSFIWQSERDGYAHLYRFSMDGELINQITKGEWALRSSGGVFWLRQSVVAIDEKRGWVYFTALKKSSIERHLYRIKLNGKKLERLSKADGTHRIHFSPNAEYYFDSFSDIHSPPSLSLYKNNGSLKLALAEPRKELVESLEFQYPELFTIPTADGFQMPAEILKPNNFDPNQKYPIIFHIYAGPSAPTVFNSWNTARYFDQILLRKGYLVVRFDHPASTAISKKLENRVLKMMSGPIELKDIIDGVKWLKSQPYVDAERFGIWGWSGGGSFTLNAMTNSSEFKAGISVAPVTDWKYYDTKWTEFAMKRPQDNPDGYAKTSFVKSAKNLHGRLLLVHGTYDDNVHPQNSWRFIEELIQSNIQFDMMFYPMRKHGISDRPARIHLFTKMLEFWNENL, from the coding sequence ATGCGTAATAAATTCTTATTCTGTTTCATAATCACTTCTGTTCTTTTACCAACGGCTCATACCCAAACAAAACAAGAGATTACGGTAGAGTGGATTTACAGCGACGAAAGTAGAGAAATTACTACTATCCCAAGATTTTTATGGTTAAAAAATAATACAGCAATTATTCAAGACTTAAGAAAACCAAGTGAGAAACGAACTTTTGAGATCTTAAATCCTAAATCTGGTAAACGTTCACCCGCCGTTAACCTAAAAAAAGCATTGGCCAGTTTGAATTCTTTTCGCGAGGAGAATCCTGCCAATTCATTAAGCTGGCCACTTTCTTTTGATCAAAATGGGAAAAGTGCGGTTTATTTATTTGATGGAGATATTTTTCTACTAAATCTTCAAGACTCGCAATTTAAACAAGTAACGAAAACTGACCAATCTGAAAGTTCTGTAAATTTTTCACCCAACGGCAAATTGCTCTCTTTTGTCCGGAGCAATGATCTCTATGTTTATGATATCAAAAATAGGACAGAACAACGTTTAACCTCAGACGGATCCGAGACATTATTGAATGGAACCCTCTCCTGGGTTTACTGGGAGGAGATTTTTGGTCGTCGCGATATTGGTTATTGGTGGTCTGGAGACTCCAAAGCCATCGCTTACTTGCAATCCGATGAATCAAATGTGTCTGTCATGCATTATGTCCATTATGAGCCTGCTGTTCCCAGGGTGATTAAACAACGTTACCCCAAAGCCGGCACGGAAAATCCAATCGTTCGAGTTGGAATTGCTGAAATAGGTAAGGGAAAAACAACCTGGGCGAATTTAGATGGAAAGAATTTCGAATATGTTGCTCGAGTGGAGTGGCTACCCGACCACAAACGGTTAGCCGTCCAAACCATGAATCGTGCTCAAACTGAACTTGACTTGTATTTTGTCGATCGCGCAAATGGAAAAATAAAACATATCATGACAGAAAAGGATGAAGGTTGGGTTAATATCAATGACGATTTTTATTTTATGGACGATGGCAAAAGTTTCATTTGGCAGTCTGAACGCGATGGCTATGCACATCTTTACCGATTTTCAATGGACGGTGAATTGATTAATCAAATTACCAAAGGAGAATGGGCTTTGCGCTCTTCGGGAGGTGTCTTTTGGCTGCGGCAGTCGGTTGTAGCTATCGATGAAAAAAGAGGGTGGGTTTATTTTACCGCTCTGAAAAAATCCTCGATCGAACGTCATCTTTATCGCATCAAGCTAAATGGTAAAAAACTGGAACGTTTATCCAAAGCAGACGGAACACACAGAATTCATTTTAGCCCAAACGCTGAATATTATTTCGACTCTTTTTCCGATATTCATTCTCCTCCATCATTGTCTCTTTACAAAAATAATGGTTCATTAAAACTAGCTCTGGCGGAACCTCGAAAAGAATTAGTCGAATCTCTGGAATTTCAATATCCGGAGTTATTTACGATCCCAACTGCCGATGGATTTCAAATGCCGGCAGAAATATTAAAACCAAATAACTTTGATCCGAATCAAAAATATCCAATCATTTTCCATATCTATGCAGGGCCTTCGGCGCCTACGGTGTTCAATTCCTGGAACACAGCTAGATATTTCGACCAGATCCTGTTGCGTAAAGGCTATTTGGTAGTGCGTTTTGATCATCCTGCGTCAACGGCAATCAGCAAAAAACTTGAAAATCGTGTGCTTAAAATGATGTCAGGACCGATTGAGCTAAAGGATATTATTGATGGCGTGAAATGGTTAAAATCACAGCCTTATGTGGATGCAGAGCGATTCGGAATTTGGGGATGGAGCGGTGGTGGTAGTTTCACGTTGAATGCAATGACAAACTCTTCTGAATTCAAAGCTGGAATTTCGGTAGCTCCGGTGACAGATTGGAAATATTATGATACCAAATGGACGGAGTTTGCCATGAAAAGACCACAAGATAATCCGGATGGCTATGCCAAAACCTCCTTCGTCAAAAGTGCGAAGAACCTACATGGCCGGCTATTACTAGTCCATGGCACATACGACGATAACGTTCATCCACAGAATTCCTGGCGGTTTATCGAAGAACTCATCCAGTCAAATATTCAGTTTGATATGATGTTCTATCCCATGCGAAAGCATGGAATCTCTGATCGTCCGGCCCGTATACACTTATTCACTAAGATGTTGGAATTCTGGAATGAAAATTTGTAA